Within the Agromyces atrinae genome, the region CCGTGCGTCGTCTCGGCGCGCACGTCGTGACCGCGGCGCCGGCCGACCTGCCGCCCGCGCTCTCCGACCGCTACCTCGATCTGAAGGCGGCCGGCCTGCTCTGATCGTCGCCGGGCGTCATCTGATGACACTCGGGCGTCTCGCTCACACGATGACGGAGGAATCCGATACCCTCCGAACGACCGCCGAAGCTCGGTGGTTGCTGTGCATCATCTGTGAAAGGACCGACAATGTCAGACTCCGCAGCACCCACACCCGGCCTCGGCGAGAAGCTCACCGCCGAGATCATCGGAACCTTCATCCTCGTCTTCGGCGTCATCGGAACCGCCCTGTACTCGGCGGGCTTCGCCGGAGGAGACGGCGGCTTCAACGTCGGATTCCTCGGAGTCGCCCTCGCGCTCGGCCTCAGCGTGGTCATCGGCGCCTACGCCTTCGGTCCGATCTCGGGCGGCCACTTCAACCCTGCGGTGACCATCGGTCTCGCCGTCGCCGGGCGCTTCGCCTGGCGCGACACGATCAGCTACATCCTCGCCCAGCTCGTCGGCGGTGTGCTCGCCTCGACGCTCCTGCTCGTCATCCTCGCCGCGAGCGACAAGCTCACCGCGACGAGCTTCACGGGAGCATCGACGGGTTACGACGTACTCTCGCCCGACGGGTTCGGACTCGTCTCCGTGTTCATCGTCGAGGCGCTCACCACGGCGGTCTTCCTCTTCGTCATCCTCGGGGTGACGAGCGTCCGCGCCGCAGCAGGCTTCGCTCCCCTCGCGATCGGCTTCACCCTCACGGTGCTCGCCCTCATCGCGATCCCGGTGTCGAACGCCTCCTTCAAC harbors:
- a CDS encoding aquaporin, which produces MSDSAAPTPGLGEKLTAEIIGTFILVFGVIGTALYSAGFAGGDGGFNVGFLGVALALGLSVVIGAYAFGPISGGHFNPAVTIGLAVAGRFAWRDTISYILAQLVGGVLASTLLLVILAASDKLTATSFTGASTGYDVLSPDGFGLVSVFIVEALTTAVFLFVILGVTSVRAAAGFAPLAIGFTLTVLALIAIPVSNASFNPARSIATAIYGGPDAIGQVWLSIVAPIVGAIIAAAISRFVFDRPGRITKIAH